Proteins encoded by one window of Salvia splendens isolate huo1 chromosome 5, SspV2, whole genome shotgun sequence:
- the LOC121802953 gene encoding protein SOB FIVE-LIKE 5-like isoform X2, with amino-acid sequence MNASTSDYTSGCESGWTMYLDQNSYNSDPYTTDFYTRYEHKGGYDDDDEDQSMVSDASSGPPPPHSAAYYSYTAAEDKKTNKKNKRADAKKEPKQKQTPCLDDTASSSIHHFSQGESGTKKRLGFFKSSTKGKSGSVTGRKRQ; translated from the exons ATGAACGCATCAACCTCCGATTACACCAGCGGCTGCGAATCCGGGTGGACTATGTATTTGGATCAAAACTCCTATAATTCCGATCCCTACACCACAGATTTCTACACCAGGTATGAACACAAAGGCGGCTAtgacgacgacgacgaggaTCAGTCCATGGTGTCGGACGCCTCGTCggggccgccgccgccgcactCCGCCGCCTACTACAGCTACACCGCGGCGGAGGATAAGAAGACGAATAAGAAGAATAAGAGAGCAGACGCCAAAAAAGAGCCTAAGCAGAAGCAGACGCCGTGCCTCGACGACACGGCTAGCTCTTCCATCCACCATTTCTCGCAG GGCGAATCGGGAACGAAGAAGCGTTTGGGTTTCTTCAAATCATCGACGAAAGGGAAATCAG GAAGTGTGACGGGGAGAAAGAGGCAGTGA
- the LOC121802953 gene encoding protein SOB FIVE-LIKE 5-like isoform X1, which produces MNASTSDYTSGCESGWTMYLDQNSYNSDPYTTDFYTRYEHKGGYDDDDEDQSMVSDASSGPPPPHSAAYYSYTAAEDKKTNKKNKRADAKKEPKQKQTPCLDDTASSSIHHFSQGNVPPDDDSASHFQGESGTKKRLGFFKSSTKGKSGSVTGRKRQ; this is translated from the exons ATGAACGCATCAACCTCCGATTACACCAGCGGCTGCGAATCCGGGTGGACTATGTATTTGGATCAAAACTCCTATAATTCCGATCCCTACACCACAGATTTCTACACCAGGTATGAACACAAAGGCGGCTAtgacgacgacgacgaggaTCAGTCCATGGTGTCGGACGCCTCGTCggggccgccgccgccgcactCCGCCGCCTACTACAGCTACACCGCGGCGGAGGATAAGAAGACGAATAAGAAGAATAAGAGAGCAGACGCCAAAAAAGAGCCTAAGCAGAAGCAGACGCCGTGCCTCGACGACACGGCTAGCTCTTCCATCCACCATTTCTCGCAG GGCAATGTACCTCCCGATGATGATTCCGCCTCGCATTTTCAg GGCGAATCGGGAACGAAGAAGCGTTTGGGTTTCTTCAAATCATCGACGAAAGGGAAATCAG GAAGTGTGACGGGGAGAAAGAGGCAGTGA